In Rhodovulum sulfidophilum DSM 1374, the following are encoded in one genomic region:
- the rpsC gene encoding 30S ribosomal protein S3 yields MGHKVNPIGMRLQVNRTWDSRWYADTKDYGDLLLEDVKMRDFIRAECKQAGVSRIIIERPHKKCRVTIHTARPGVIIGKKGADIETLRKKLANMTKSELHLNIVEVRKPELDGQLVAESIAQQLERRVSFRRAMKRSVQNAMRMGALGIRVNVSGRLGGAEIARTEWYREGRVPLHTLRADIDYATAEATTPYGIIGIKVWIFKGEIMEHDPSARDRRQAELQEGGSGPSRPRR; encoded by the coding sequence ATGGGTCACAAGGTCAATCCGATCGGCATGCGCCTCCAGGTCAACCGGACCTGGGATAGCCGCTGGTACGCCGACACCAAGGATTACGGCGATCTTCTGCTCGAAGACGTCAAGATGCGCGACTTCATCCGCGCCGAGTGCAAGCAGGCCGGCGTCAGCCGCATCATCATCGAGCGTCCGCACAAGAAATGCCGGGTGACGATCCACACGGCGCGTCCGGGTGTGATCATCGGCAAGAAAGGCGCGGATATCGAGACGCTGCGCAAGAAGCTTGCCAACATGACCAAGAGCGAGCTGCATCTCAACATCGTCGAGGTCCGCAAGCCCGAGCTCGACGGTCAGCTGGTGGCGGAATCGATCGCCCAGCAGCTGGAACGCCGGGTCAGCTTCCGCCGCGCGATGAAACGCTCGGTGCAAAACGCCATGCGCATGGGGGCGCTGGGTATCCGGGTCAACGTGTCGGGCCGCCTCGGCGGCGCCGAGATCGCCCGGACGGAATGGTATCGCGAAGGTCGGGTGCCGCTGCACACGCTGCGCGCCGACATCGACTATGCCACCGCCGAAGCCACGACGCCCTACGGCATCATCGGCATCAAGGTCTGGATCTTCAAAGGCGAGATCATGGAGCACGATCCCAGTGCCCGCGACCGTCGTCAGGCAGAGCTCCAGGAGGGCGGGAGCGGCCCGTCCCGTCCGCGCCGCTGA
- the rplV gene encoding 50S ribosomal protein L22, which translates to MGKAKNPRRVAENEAMAKTRMLRTSPQKLNLVAAMIRGKKVDRALSDLTFSKKRIADDVKKCLQSAIANAENNHNLDVDELIVAEAYVGKNLTLKRGRPRARGRFGKIMKPFSELTIKVRQVEEQA; encoded by the coding sequence ATGGGCAAGGCAAAGAACCCCCGCCGCGTGGCCGAGAATGAGGCGATGGCCAAGACGCGCATGCTTCGCACCTCTCCGCAGAAGCTGAACCTGGTCGCTGCGATGATCCGGGGCAAGAAGGTCGACCGTGCGCTTTCGGACCTGACCTTCTCGAAGAAGCGGATCGCCGACGATGTGAAGAAGTGCCTTCAGTCCGCGATCGCCAACGCCGAGAACAACCACAACCTCGACGTCGACGAACTGATCGTGGCCGAGGCCTATGTGGGCAAGAACCTGACGCTGAAGCGCGGTCGTCCGCGCGCCCGTGGCCGGTTCGGCAAGATCATGAAGCCGTTCTCGGAACTCACCATCAAGGTCCGCCAGGTCGAGGAGCAAGCCTAA
- the rpsS gene encoding 30S ribosomal protein S19 → MSRSVWKGPFVDSYVLKKAEKARESGRNEVIKIWSRRSTILPQFVGLTFGVYNGHKHIPVSVSEDMIGQKFGEYSPTRTYYGHAADKKAKKR, encoded by the coding sequence ATGTCTCGTTCTGTCTGGAAAGGCCCCTTCGTCGACTCTTATGTCCTCAAGAAGGCCGAGAAAGCCCGGGAATCGGGCCGCAACGAGGTCATCAAGATCTGGTCGCGCCGTTCCACCATCCTGCCCCAGTTCGTGGGGCTCACCTTTGGCGTCTATAACGGCCACAAGCACATCCCCGTGTCGGTGTCCGAAGATATGATCGGCCAGAAATTCGGTGAATACTCGCCGACCCGGACCTATTACGGTCACGCGGCCGACAAAAAAGCGAAGAAGAGGTAA